The Agromyces mariniharenae genome includes a window with the following:
- a CDS encoding ATP-binding protein, which produces MIPADPAIRTPDQRLRVFVSSTLRELAPERRAVRAAIEQLNLAPVMFELGARPHPPRDLYRAYLAQSDIFIGLYGEQYGWVAPGEDVSGLEDEYRLAPPAMPKLVYVKDDGDREPRLVDLLARIKADDRASYVHFTDPQQLAELVRGDLATLLAERFTRAAEPDEAPFTSMGGTVELPTSLTSLIGREQEVAAVAELLADEAVRLVTLTGPGGIGKSRLSIEAANRVRDRFPGGIAFVDLAPVTDPALVPAAIASALGIIDNGDGTLHEKLRMAVRDRRLLLLLDNVEQVVDAAPAIRALLTDAPHLTVLATSRILLRVTGEHGVELGPLALPDMRRGATVARALGTPSVALFVERVRATKPDFELTAENVEDVERIVVALDGVPLALELAAARGRVLTPAELLDRLDQRLLVLRGGARDLPERQRTIRSTIEWSTQLLTPTQRELLARLGLFSGVFTFDAADWIAEGIAGADTLDDLAALVDGSLVRQQDRGDRAVFTMLSTVREYARDRLDGRDDLRALRDRHAQYYVRLGEQAEHELEGATQLAWIARLHEEGDNLRSAVRHLLDTRQWTVAAQFAWTLYVYWWVDGHLGEVHAWMQEVLDSGDELDAATRARALYFTRAIGFWQDPDELLVPGLGESAALFRTEGERSGEALALISLALALLASREPDVARAGEALEGSLGLFREADDTWGEAMALVTTGRVALLSRDVRAAVERFEASLAVARRQHDSLGEAIALHHLGWAEVLVGDFSVARDCFEESLSESIRLHHDDGVAYGLEGLTAVAAAAGDLPRAGTLLGAAQIVRERTGLYNAPSFSFHQQFVDPILAGPGRDVFEAARARGRRMHVDDAVAFALQRETADAAASAT; this is translated from the coding sequence ATGATCCCCGCCGATCCGGCGATCCGCACGCCAGACCAGCGCCTGCGCGTGTTCGTGAGCTCCACGCTCCGGGAGCTCGCGCCCGAGCGCCGCGCGGTGCGCGCCGCGATCGAGCAGCTCAACCTGGCACCCGTGATGTTCGAGCTCGGGGCGCGACCGCATCCGCCGCGCGACCTCTACCGCGCCTACCTCGCGCAGAGCGACATCTTCATCGGGCTCTACGGCGAGCAGTACGGCTGGGTGGCGCCGGGGGAGGACGTCTCTGGCCTCGAGGACGAGTACCGGCTGGCGCCGCCGGCCATGCCGAAGCTCGTGTACGTGAAGGACGACGGCGACCGCGAACCGCGCCTCGTCGACCTCCTCGCCCGCATCAAGGCCGACGACCGCGCCTCCTACGTGCACTTCACCGACCCGCAGCAGCTCGCGGAGCTCGTACGCGGCGACCTCGCGACGCTCCTCGCCGAGCGGTTCACGCGCGCGGCCGAGCCCGACGAGGCGCCCTTCACGTCGATGGGCGGCACGGTCGAGCTCCCGACCTCGCTCACCTCGCTCATCGGCCGCGAACAGGAGGTCGCCGCCGTCGCCGAGCTGCTCGCCGACGAGGCGGTGCGGCTCGTCACGCTCACGGGTCCCGGCGGCATCGGCAAGAGCCGGCTCTCGATCGAGGCCGCGAACCGCGTGCGCGACCGGTTCCCCGGCGGCATCGCGTTCGTCGACCTCGCGCCCGTCACGGATCCGGCGCTCGTGCCCGCCGCCATCGCGAGCGCGCTCGGCATCATCGACAACGGCGACGGCACGCTGCACGAGAAGCTGCGCATGGCCGTGCGCGACCGCCGCCTGCTGCTCCTCCTGGACAACGTGGAGCAGGTCGTCGACGCGGCGCCCGCCATCCGCGCCCTGCTGACGGATGCCCCGCACCTCACGGTGCTCGCGACGAGCCGCATCCTCCTGCGGGTGACCGGCGAGCACGGCGTCGAGCTGGGCCCGCTCGCCCTTCCCGACATGCGACGCGGCGCGACCGTCGCACGGGCGCTCGGCACGCCGTCGGTCGCGCTCTTCGTCGAGCGGGTGCGCGCGACCAAGCCCGACTTCGAGCTCACGGCCGAGAACGTCGAGGACGTCGAGCGCATCGTGGTCGCGCTCGACGGCGTGCCGCTCGCACTCGAGCTCGCCGCCGCGCGGGGGCGCGTGCTCACGCCGGCGGAGCTCCTCGACCGGCTCGACCAGCGCCTGCTCGTGCTCCGCGGCGGCGCCCGCGACCTCCCCGAGCGGCAGCGCACGATCCGCTCCACGATCGAGTGGAGCACGCAGCTGCTCACGCCGACCCAGCGGGAGCTGCTCGCCCGGCTCGGCCTGTTCTCCGGCGTGTTCACGTTCGACGCCGCCGACTGGATCGCCGAGGGCATCGCGGGCGCCGACACCCTCGACGACCTCGCCGCCCTCGTCGACGGCAGCCTCGTGCGCCAGCAGGACCGCGGGGACCGCGCGGTGTTCACCATGCTCTCGACCGTGCGCGAGTACGCACGCGACCGCCTCGACGGCCGGGACGACCTGCGCGCGCTGCGCGACCGGCACGCGCAGTACTACGTGCGGCTCGGCGAGCAGGCCGAGCACGAGCTCGAGGGCGCCACGCAGCTCGCATGGATCGCCCGGCTCCACGAGGAGGGCGACAACCTGCGGTCCGCCGTGCGTCACCTGCTCGACACCCGGCAGTGGACCGTCGCCGCGCAGTTCGCGTGGACGCTCTACGTGTACTGGTGGGTCGACGGCCACCTCGGCGAGGTGCACGCCTGGATGCAGGAGGTGCTCGACTCGGGCGACGAGCTCGACGCCGCCACGCGAGCGCGTGCCCTCTACTTCACCCGTGCGATCGGGTTCTGGCAGGATCCCGACGAGCTCCTCGTGCCCGGGCTCGGCGAGAGCGCCGCCTTGTTCCGCACCGAGGGCGAGCGGTCGGGGGAGGCGCTCGCCCTCATCTCGCTCGCGCTCGCGCTGCTCGCCTCACGCGAGCCCGACGTCGCGCGTGCGGGCGAGGCGCTCGAGGGCAGCCTCGGCCTGTTCCGCGAGGCCGACGACACGTGGGGCGAGGCGATGGCGCTCGTCACGACCGGGCGCGTGGCGCTCCTCAGCCGGGACGTGCGCGCGGCCGTCGAGCGGTTCGAGGCGAGCCTCGCGGTGGCGCGGCGGCAGCACGACTCGCTCGGCGAGGCGATCGCGCTGCACCACCTGGGCTGGGCCGAGGTGCTGGTCGGCGACTTCTCCGTCGCTCGCGACTGCTTCGAGGAGAGCCTCAGCGAGTCGATCCGGCTGCACCACGACGACGGCGTCGCGTACGGGCTCGAGGGGCTCACGGCCGTGGCCGCGGCCGCCGGTGACCTCCCCCGCGCGGGCACGCTGCTCGGGGCCGCGCAGATCGTGCGGGAGCGGACGGGGCTGTACAACGCGCCCTCGTTCTCGTTCCACCAGCAGTTCGTCGATCCGATCCTCGCCGGACCGGGCCGCGACGTGTTCGAGGCGGCCCGCGCGCGCGGGCGCCGGATGCACGTCGACGACGCGGTCGCGTTCGCGCTGCAGCGCGAGACGGCGGATGCCGCGGCATCCGCCACCTGA
- a CDS encoding FAD-dependent oxidoreductase, which translates to MVAQQHSAGQPVILVVSADEDVRASLLEPLRRRYADDYRVVEADGPARAVAAVEELAAIEGGSMALVLSDDASPVDDHESVFAAARRRFPDVRRGLVIEWGSWADRVTSDAVLQLMTHVQIDYYVVRPTHSPDESFHRAITDFLREHEAAAGKRHRAYTVIGDVSQPRTHELRNRLARAGVPADHLDPTAADAQSMLDAAGVAYTGVPLVRTADGRVLVDPDDAELARAYGLSTSLPDHVVDVVVIGAGPSGLAAAVYASSEGLDTLVLEGESIGGQAGSSSLIRNYLGFSRGVSGAELAQRAYQQAWVFGAQFAHTRRVTGVRMVDDGFEVVVSAAGANGAAGDVVRARAVVLASGVTYRRLAAPGLARFVGSSVFYGASSVEARAQTGRDVLVVGGGNSAGQAALHLARYARSVSLVVRGPSLAASMSQYLIDQLDAAGVGLITGSHVVDAGATRDPDRLDHVVLQRSDSGEQVSVPADAVFITIGARPHTEWLPPEVLRDQWGSVITGAEVLEEGGRRAWLGSGRDPFPLESSVPGFFAVGDVRRGSIKRVASAVGEGSVVISTVHQHLGPHVGG; encoded by the coding sequence ATGGTTGCCCAGCAGCACTCCGCCGGCCAGCCGGTGATCCTCGTGGTCTCGGCCGACGAGGACGTGCGCGCGTCCCTGCTCGAGCCGCTGCGACGGCGCTACGCCGACGACTATCGCGTGGTCGAGGCCGACGGTCCGGCGAGGGCCGTCGCGGCCGTCGAGGAGCTCGCCGCGATCGAGGGCGGCAGCATGGCGCTCGTGCTGTCGGATGACGCGTCGCCCGTCGACGACCACGAGAGCGTCTTCGCGGCGGCCCGTCGCCGGTTCCCCGACGTGCGCCGCGGGCTCGTCATCGAGTGGGGCTCCTGGGCCGACCGGGTCACGTCGGATGCGGTGCTGCAGCTCATGACGCACGTGCAGATCGACTACTACGTGGTGCGGCCGACGCACTCGCCCGACGAGTCGTTCCACCGGGCGATCACCGACTTCCTCCGCGAGCACGAGGCCGCGGCGGGCAAGCGCCATCGGGCCTACACGGTCATCGGCGACGTCTCGCAGCCCCGTACGCACGAGCTGCGCAACCGCCTCGCCCGTGCGGGCGTGCCGGCCGATCACCTCGATCCCACCGCCGCCGACGCGCAGTCGATGCTGGATGCCGCGGGCGTCGCGTACACCGGCGTGCCGCTCGTGCGCACGGCCGACGGTCGCGTGCTCGTCGATCCCGACGACGCGGAGCTCGCCCGCGCCTACGGGCTCTCGACCTCCCTGCCCGATCACGTCGTCGACGTGGTCGTGATCGGCGCCGGGCCCTCGGGGCTCGCCGCGGCGGTCTACGCCTCGTCGGAGGGCCTCGACACCCTCGTGCTCGAGGGCGAGTCGATCGGCGGGCAGGCGGGGTCGAGCTCGCTCATCCGCAACTACCTCGGATTCTCGCGCGGCGTCTCGGGCGCCGAGCTCGCGCAGCGCGCCTACCAGCAGGCATGGGTGTTCGGCGCGCAGTTCGCCCACACGCGCCGGGTCACGGGCGTGCGAATGGTCGACGACGGGTTCGAGGTCGTCGTGTCCGCCGCCGGCGCGAACGGCGCCGCGGGCGACGTGGTGCGGGCACGGGCCGTGGTGCTCGCGTCGGGCGTGACGTACCGCCGGCTCGCGGCCCCGGGCCTGGCGCGGTTCGTGGGCTCGTCGGTGTTCTACGGCGCGTCCTCGGTCGAGGCGCGGGCCCAGACGGGCCGCGACGTGCTCGTCGTCGGCGGCGGCAACTCCGCCGGGCAGGCGGCGCTGCACCTCGCGCGGTACGCCCGGTCGGTGTCGCTCGTCGTGCGGGGTCCGTCCCTCGCCGCGAGCATGTCGCAGTACCTCATCGACCAGCTCGATGCCGCGGGCGTCGGGCTCATCACCGGTTCCCACGTCGTGGATGCCGGCGCCACCCGCGACCCCGACCGCCTCGACCACGTCGTGCTCCAGCGCTCGGACAGCGGCGAGCAGGTCTCGGTGCCGGCCGACGCGGTGTTCATCACCATCGGCGCCCGGCCGCACACCGAGTGGCTGCCGCCCGAGGTGCTGCGCGACCAGTGGGGCTCCGTGATCACGGGCGCCGAGGTGCTCGAGGAGGGCGGCCGCCGCGCGTGGCTCGGCAGCGGACGCGACCCGTTCCCGCTCGAGTCGTCGGTGCCCGGCTTCTTCGCGGTGGGCGACGTGCGGCGCGGCTCGATCAAGCGCGTCGCCTCGGCGGTCGGCGAGGGCTCGGTCGTGATCTCCACGGTGCACCAGCACCTCGGGCCGCACGTCGGCGGTTGA